The following are encoded in a window of uncultured Ilyobacter sp. genomic DNA:
- a CDS encoding nucleobase:cation symporter-2 family protein: protein MKNRSPYHLDGVPPLKVAFPLGLQHILAMFVSNLTPIIIVSGVLGLPQEQKTFLIQCTMLVAGLNTMIQAYSLGPIGARLPVVVGTSFAFVPVAISIGTKYGFEAVLGAALVGGIFEALLGSVIGKIRKFFPPIVTGVVVLSIGLSLLPVGIKYFAGGVGAADFGSPVNMTIGMVVLLTVIFFKQFTKGITSTASVVIGTVVGFIVAAIFGKIDLSAVSQANFFIVPKPFTYGFTFHLDAILAMVLMFVVSAVETVGDMSGVTMGGAGRETTDKELSGGIMADGLGSALASAFSILPTTSFSQNTGLVAMTGIMSRHVVAVGASLLVMGAFIPKIGALFTIIPPSVIGGSLVMIFAMISISGINLITKDKLQGRNSVIIAVSLGLGFGLGSVPEALSHFPHTIQLIFGGSGIVVSGAIALILNIILPQDEVAENVTEAKLKNA from the coding sequence ATGAAAAACAGGTCACCTTATCACTTGGACGGAGTACCACCGCTAAAAGTAGCATTTCCTTTAGGACTTCAGCACATTTTAGCTATGTTTGTCAGCAACCTTACACCAATCATTATCGTATCTGGGGTTTTAGGTCTTCCTCAGGAACAGAAAACATTCCTTATTCAGTGTACTATGTTAGTAGCTGGTCTAAACACTATGATTCAGGCTTACAGTCTTGGACCTATAGGGGCTAGACTTCCAGTTGTAGTTGGTACAAGTTTTGCTTTTGTGCCTGTAGCTATCTCTATCGGGACGAAGTACGGTTTTGAAGCTGTTTTAGGAGCTGCCCTTGTAGGGGGGATATTTGAGGCTCTTCTTGGATCGGTTATCGGTAAAATAAGAAAATTTTTTCCACCTATCGTTACAGGTGTGGTTGTTCTTTCTATAGGTCTTTCACTACTTCCAGTAGGGATCAAATATTTTGCAGGTGGAGTAGGGGCAGCAGATTTTGGATCTCCAGTTAATATGACAATAGGAATGGTAGTTCTTCTCACTGTTATATTCTTCAAACAGTTTACTAAGGGAATAACAAGTACAGCATCTGTTGTGATCGGTACTGTTGTAGGATTTATTGTAGCGGCTATCTTTGGAAAGATAGACCTAAGCGCAGTTTCTCAGGCAAACTTTTTTATAGTGCCAAAGCCTTTCACCTATGGATTTACCTTCCATCTTGATGCAATACTGGCTATGGTCCTCATGTTTGTAGTTTCTGCAGTTGAGACCGTAGGAGATATGTCGGGAGTAACTATGGGTGGTGCAGGTAGAGAGACCACTGACAAAGAGCTTTCTGGAGGAATTATGGCAGACGGTTTAGGTAGTGCCCTAGCTTCTGCATTTAGTATTCTTCCTACGACGTCTTTTAGTCAGAATACAGGTCTTGTGGCTATGACTGGGATAATGAGCAGACACGTAGTTGCTGTGGGAGCATCTCTGCTTGTTATGGGAGCCTTTATTCCAAAAATAGGTGCACTATTTACAATCATCCCTCCTAGTGTTATAGGTGGAAGTCTGGTTATGATATTTGCAATGATATCAATAAGCGGAATCAATCTAATAACAAAAGATAAACTTCAAGGCAGAAACAGTGTTATTATAGCCGTTTCATTAGGACTTGGATTTGGACTAGGAAGCGTACCAGAAGCTCTATCTCACTTTCCTCATACAATACAGTTGATATTCGGTGGATCAGGAATAGTTGTATCAGGTGCAATTGCACTAATATTAAATATAATTTTACCTCAAGATGAAGTTGCTGAAAATGTAACTGAAGCAAAATTAAAAAATGCTTAA
- a CDS encoding PLP-dependent aminotransferase family protein — MYDFKVDKKAGNKLYIQVFEGIKKMIEDGKFERDQRLLTIRAASLNLSVNSSTIVKAYDILEKEGYLYKIVGSGCYVAAEKLPEKFHFEEEEDSGINYSQLDLEEVINFASATPSSELFPLEDFKYAINSVLERDGGEVFSYQDPKGYGPLREEISRYLSEKNIKTDNIQIVSGSQQAIDIVGKMLIKPGDKIIVEGPTYSGAVTSFKKAGAHIITIPLEKDGMDMKKLKSTLEKEREIKFIYTMMNYHNPTGICWSETKKKKLLKMAFKNNIFIVEDDCMSEIYYGDYNPLSLKSIDEKEKVIYIKSFSKIFMPGLRLAFMALPKELSETAVSVKYMADISSSGLNQRAFHYYMKKGCIYRHLDLIRKTFSQRYAVMKEEIKNIPQLKIVYEAEGGLFFWIKIPEWMDSEKFYNIALKKGVAFLPGRVFYQKNDLSPYLRISFAGVDEGEIKTGMIYFREAFEEYLGKRGVKSPLV; from the coding sequence ATGTATGATTTCAAGGTGGATAAAAAAGCGGGCAATAAGCTTTATATACAAGTTTTTGAAGGGATAAAAAAGATGATCGAAGACGGGAAATTTGAGAGGGATCAGAGGCTCTTAACTATAAGGGCAGCCTCTTTGAATCTTTCTGTAAATTCATCTACAATTGTGAAAGCTTATGATATTTTAGAAAAGGAGGGGTATCTCTACAAAATAGTGGGAAGTGGATGTTATGTAGCAGCAGAAAAACTTCCGGAAAAATTTCATTTTGAAGAGGAGGAAGATAGCGGTATAAATTACAGTCAGTTGGATTTGGAGGAAGTTATAAATTTTGCCAGTGCCACTCCATCATCAGAACTTTTCCCCTTAGAAGATTTTAAATATGCCATAAACTCTGTTCTAGAGAGAGACGGAGGCGAAGTCTTTTCATATCAGGATCCAAAAGGTTACGGACCGCTTCGTGAAGAGATATCAAGGTATTTAAGTGAAAAAAATATAAAGACTGATAATATACAGATAGTGTCAGGTTCACAACAGGCTATAGACATAGTTGGAAAAATGCTTATAAAACCCGGAGACAAAATTATAGTAGAAGGGCCCACATATTCTGGAGCGGTAACTTCCTTTAAAAAGGCAGGAGCACATATAATAACAATCCCCTTAGAAAAAGATGGGATGGACATGAAAAAATTGAAATCCACCCTTGAGAAGGAGAGGGAGATAAAATTCATTTATACTATGATGAATTATCATAATCCCACTGGTATATGCTGGAGTGAGACTAAAAAGAAGAAACTTCTCAAAATGGCCTTTAAAAATAATATTTTTATCGTGGAAGATGACTGTATGTCAGAAATTTATTATGGGGATTATAACCCTCTGAGCCTTAAAAGCATAGATGAGAAAGAAAAAGTAATCTATATAAAGAGTTTCTCAAAAATTTTTATGCCGGGTCTGAGGCTTGCCTTTATGGCTCTTCCAAAAGAACTTTCAGAAACAGCTGTTTCTGTAAAATATATGGCGGATATATCAAGCTCAGGTCTGAACCAGAGAGCCTTCCATTATTATATGAAAAAAGGTTGTATTTACCGCCATTTAGATTTAATCAGGAAAACTTTTTCTCAAAGATATGCCGTTATGAAAGAAGAGATCAAAAATATACCACAGCTCAAGATAGTTTACGAAGCAGAGGGAGGACTCTTCTTCTGGATAAAAATACCCGAGTGGATGGACAGTGAAAAATTTTATAATATAGCTCTTAAAAAGGGTGTAGCCTTTTTGCCAGGGAGGGTATTTTATCAGAAGAATGATCTCAGTCCCTATCTCAGGATAAGTTTTGCAGGAGTCGATGAAGGGGAGATAAAAACCGGGATGATATATTTTAGGGAGGCCTTTGAAGAATACCTAGGAAAGAGAGGAGTGAAATCACCTTTAGTATAA
- the pdxS gene encoding pyridoxal 5'-phosphate synthase lyase subunit PdxS, translating into MENKRYELNKNLAQMLKGGVIMDVINAEQAKIAEEAGACAVMALERVPADIRAAGGVSRMSDPKMIKEIQAAVSIPVMAKVRIGHFVEAQILEAIEVDYIDESEVLTPADDKLHIDKSKFQVPFVCGAKNLGEALRRIAEGASMIRTKGEPGTGDVVEAVKHMRAMNSEIARIRSMSSDEIYNAAKELGAPLDLVRNIHEKGKLPVVNFAAGGVATPADAALMMQLGCDGVFVGSGIFKSGDPKKRAAAIVKAVTNYNNPKILAEISEDLGEAMVGIGIHSLRDEEKMSERGW; encoded by the coding sequence ATGGAAAACAAAAGATATGAATTAAACAAAAATCTTGCTCAGATGCTAAAGGGGGGAGTAATTATGGATGTCATTAATGCTGAGCAGGCAAAAATAGCAGAGGAAGCTGGAGCATGTGCAGTAATGGCTCTTGAAAGGGTACCGGCAGATATAAGGGCAGCTGGTGGAGTGTCACGTATGTCAGACCCAAAAATGATAAAAGAGATACAGGCTGCAGTCTCTATACCTGTCATGGCAAAAGTTAGGATAGGACACTTTGTAGAAGCGCAGATTTTAGAAGCTATAGAGGTAGATTATATAGATGAGAGTGAGGTACTCACTCCTGCAGATGACAAGTTACATATAGATAAGTCAAAATTTCAGGTACCTTTTGTCTGCGGAGCGAAAAACCTTGGGGAGGCTCTTAGAAGAATTGCAGAGGGTGCCTCTATGATAAGAACAAAAGGAGAGCCAGGTACAGGAGACGTGGTCGAAGCCGTAAAGCATATGAGAGCCATGAATTCTGAAATAGCAAGAATAAGATCAATGAGCAGTGATGAAATATACAATGCTGCAAAAGAACTCGGTGCTCCTTTAGACCTAGTAAGAAATATTCACGAAAAAGGAAAACTTCCTGTGGTGAACTTTGCTGCTGGTGGTGTAGCAACTCCTGCAGATGCTGCTCTTATGATGCAACTCGGTTGTGACGGAGTCTTTGTAGGGTCTGGAATATTCAAATCTGGTGATCCTAAAAAAAGAGCTGCTGCCATAGTAAAAGCCGTGACAAATTACAACAACCCGAAAATACTTGCTGAAATCTCTGAAGACCTT